The following are from one region of the Takifugu rubripes chromosome 16, fTakRub1.2, whole genome shotgun sequence genome:
- the e2f6 gene encoding transcription factor E2F6 isoform X1, with protein sequence MVKCVVSGCPNRIVSSENRGIFNRPPKRFFKFPKDPARVKVWLAALRETDEHDPTEQHFICEDHFLPEDISRNEVSSDAIPIMPPCVDGGLSMMGSWGPDMPEEEDEQWTMDGDVEDEDDPPTPVGEPASAGQVGPSDAATRRTSEPVMTRVGPLSADLTPKKAVRKHVVPVGEMLRRFLELTLASPDNLVDIRKLLAGTGRSKKRIDDITDVLEDISLIEKLSDHKFKWIGKSHIANFLWKNRQVFQAEMENLKLVESVLDGLIKSCSQQLFEVTDNLENAALAYVTLADISRLKDFQQQTVMVVKAPEETKLEVPAPKEDSIQVHLKAEQGPVVVLTCEVGTGEEDSSCFLTLEESRIRTTELHTEAPERAVQSA encoded by the exons ATGGTAAAGTGCGTCGTCTCCGGGTGTCCGAACCGCATCGTGAGCAGCGAGAACCGGGGCATTTTCAACAGACCACCAAAGAGGTTCTTTAAATTTCCCAAAGATCCAGCGAGAGTCAAG GTGTGGCTGGCGGCACTGAGGGAGACGGACGAGCACGACCCAACAGAGCAGCATTTTATCTGTGAGGACCATTTCCTGCCAGAAGATATCTCCAGGAATGAAGTCAGTAGCGACGCTATTCCTATCATGCCTCCCTGTGTGGATGGGGGCCTCAGCATGATGGGCTCCTGGGGGCCTGACAtgcctgaggaggaagatgagcagTGGACAATGGACGGTGAtgtggaggatgaagatgacccTCCCACTCCTGTAGGAGAACCGGCTTCAGCGGGGCAGGTTGGACCCTCT GATGCAGCTACACGCAGAACTTCAGAGCCAGTGATGACACG tgTCGGTCCGTTGAGTGCTGACCTGACCCCAAAGAAAGCCGTCCGCAAACATG TTGTGCCTGTTGGTGAGATGCTGCGCCGCTTTCTGGAGCTGACGCTCGCGTCCCCAGACAACCTGGTGGACATCCGCAAGCTGctggcaggaacaggaagaagcAAAAAGCGGATCGATGACATCACCGACGTCCTTGAGGACATCAGCCTGATCGAGAAACTGTCGGACCACAAGTTCAAGTGGAT AGGAAAAAGTCACATCGCCAACTTCCTGTGGAAGAACCGACAGGTGTTCCAGGCAGAGATGGAGAACCTGAAGCTGGTGGAGAGCGTGCTGGATGGCCTGATTAAAAGTTGTTCCCAGCAGCTCTTTGAGGTCACTGACAACCTGGAGAACGCTGC CTTGGCCTATGTGACTCTCGCCGACATCAGCCGGCTAAAGGATTTCCAGCAGCAGACGGTGATGGTGGTCAAAGCTCCTGAAGAAACCAAGCTGGAGGTTCCTGCACCTAAAGAG GACAGCATCCAGGTCCACCTGAAGGCAGAGCAGGGGCCCGTTGTGGTTCTGACCTGTGAGGTTGGTACcggagaggaggacagcagcTGCTTTTTAACGCTGGAGGAGAGCCGGATCAGAACCACAGAACTACACACGG AAGCTCCAGAGCGTGCAGTGCAGAGCGCGTAG
- the e2f6 gene encoding transcription factor E2F6 isoform X2 codes for MVKCVVSGCPNRIVSSENRGIFNRPPKRFFKFPKDPARVKVWLAALRETDEHDPTEQHFICEDHFLPEDISRNEVSSDAIPIMPPCVDGGLSMMGSWGPDMPEEEDEQWTMDGDVEDEDDPPTPVGEPASAGQDAATRRTSEPVMTRVGPLSADLTPKKAVRKHVVPVGEMLRRFLELTLASPDNLVDIRKLLAGTGRSKKRIDDITDVLEDISLIEKLSDHKFKWIGKSHIANFLWKNRQVFQAEMENLKLVESVLDGLIKSCSQQLFEVTDNLENAALAYVTLADISRLKDFQQQTVMVVKAPEETKLEVPAPKEDSIQVHLKAEQGPVVVLTCEVGTGEEDSSCFLTLEESRIRTTELHTEAPERAVQSA; via the exons ATGGTAAAGTGCGTCGTCTCCGGGTGTCCGAACCGCATCGTGAGCAGCGAGAACCGGGGCATTTTCAACAGACCACCAAAGAGGTTCTTTAAATTTCCCAAAGATCCAGCGAGAGTCAAG GTGTGGCTGGCGGCACTGAGGGAGACGGACGAGCACGACCCAACAGAGCAGCATTTTATCTGTGAGGACCATTTCCTGCCAGAAGATATCTCCAGGAATGAAGTCAGTAGCGACGCTATTCCTATCATGCCTCCCTGTGTGGATGGGGGCCTCAGCATGATGGGCTCCTGGGGGCCTGACAtgcctgaggaggaagatgagcagTGGACAATGGACGGTGAtgtggaggatgaagatgacccTCCCACTCCTGTAGGAGAACCGGCTTCAGCGGGGCAG GATGCAGCTACACGCAGAACTTCAGAGCCAGTGATGACACG tgTCGGTCCGTTGAGTGCTGACCTGACCCCAAAGAAAGCCGTCCGCAAACATG TTGTGCCTGTTGGTGAGATGCTGCGCCGCTTTCTGGAGCTGACGCTCGCGTCCCCAGACAACCTGGTGGACATCCGCAAGCTGctggcaggaacaggaagaagcAAAAAGCGGATCGATGACATCACCGACGTCCTTGAGGACATCAGCCTGATCGAGAAACTGTCGGACCACAAGTTCAAGTGGAT AGGAAAAAGTCACATCGCCAACTTCCTGTGGAAGAACCGACAGGTGTTCCAGGCAGAGATGGAGAACCTGAAGCTGGTGGAGAGCGTGCTGGATGGCCTGATTAAAAGTTGTTCCCAGCAGCTCTTTGAGGTCACTGACAACCTGGAGAACGCTGC CTTGGCCTATGTGACTCTCGCCGACATCAGCCGGCTAAAGGATTTCCAGCAGCAGACGGTGATGGTGGTCAAAGCTCCTGAAGAAACCAAGCTGGAGGTTCCTGCACCTAAAGAG GACAGCATCCAGGTCCACCTGAAGGCAGAGCAGGGGCCCGTTGTGGTTCTGACCTGTGAGGTTGGTACcggagaggaggacagcagcTGCTTTTTAACGCTGGAGGAGAGCCGGATCAGAACCACAGAACTACACACGG AAGCTCCAGAGCGTGCAGTGCAGAGCGCGTAG